A DNA window from Massilia putida contains the following coding sequences:
- a CDS encoding glycoside hydrolase family 35 protein yields MGDFRIEGDGFLLNGRPFRILSGAMHYFRIPPAYWEDRLRKLQAMGLNTVETYVAWNMHEPRPGQFDFDGMADLVRFVETAQALGLYVIVRPGPFICAEWEFGGLPAWLLADPDMEVRCCYPPYLAAVRRFYEALLPRLLPLQIQRGGPVIAMQVENEYGSYGSDQAYLAWLRGLMLELGVETLLFTSDGATDHMLTHGTLDGVWKTANFGSRADGEFATLRRYQPDAPLMCMEFWNGWFDHWGEPHHTRDAEDAAAALDEILAAGASVNVYMFHGGTSFGFMNGANTDLETRRYQPTVNSYDYDAPLSEDGQPTAKYHAFRRVIGKHVDLPPPVLPAPVPRLDLGAIRFADYAALADNLVRLGTAIEAAAPRSMEALGQSYGYTLYRTRARHPAGTVRLSAERVHDRAQVFVDGVPAGVLERDGDLAIDVELPGGPCVIELLVENQGRVNYGPDLQDRKGLLGWVRLGINKLYHWEMIPLPLCHPDVLDFGAYGGEPMDRPGFHRAAFDVAAPGDCFLDLSGWTKGVAWLNGFNLGRYWERGPQRRLYVPAPLLKRGRNELIVFEQHGSACRTAALHADRGEA; encoded by the coding sequence ATGGGTGATTTTCGTATCGAAGGCGACGGCTTCCTGCTGAACGGGCGGCCCTTCCGGATCCTGTCCGGCGCGATGCACTATTTCCGCATCCCGCCCGCGTACTGGGAAGACCGGCTGAGGAAGCTGCAGGCGATGGGACTGAACACGGTCGAGACCTACGTCGCGTGGAATATGCACGAGCCGCGGCCCGGACAATTCGACTTCGACGGCATGGCGGACCTCGTGCGCTTCGTCGAGACGGCGCAGGCGTTGGGCCTGTACGTGATCGTGCGTCCGGGCCCGTTCATCTGCGCGGAGTGGGAATTTGGCGGCCTGCCGGCCTGGCTGCTCGCCGATCCGGACATGGAGGTGCGCTGCTGCTACCCGCCTTATCTGGCGGCCGTGCGGCGCTTTTACGAAGCGCTGCTGCCACGCTTGTTGCCGCTGCAGATCCAGCGCGGCGGCCCGGTCATCGCGATGCAGGTCGAGAACGAGTACGGCAGCTACGGCAGCGACCAGGCGTATCTGGCCTGGCTGCGCGGCCTGATGCTGGAACTGGGCGTCGAGACGCTGCTCTTCACGTCCGACGGCGCGACGGACCACATGCTCACGCACGGCACGCTGGACGGCGTGTGGAAGACGGCGAACTTCGGCTCGCGCGCGGACGGCGAGTTCGCCACGCTGCGCCGCTACCAGCCGGATGCGCCGCTGATGTGCATGGAGTTCTGGAACGGCTGGTTCGACCACTGGGGTGAGCCACACCACACGCGCGATGCGGAGGATGCCGCCGCCGCGCTGGACGAGATTCTCGCGGCCGGGGCCTCCGTCAACGTCTACATGTTCCACGGCGGGACGAGCTTCGGCTTCATGAACGGGGCGAACACCGACCTGGAGACGCGCCGCTACCAGCCGACCGTGAACTCGTACGATTACGACGCGCCGCTGAGCGAAGATGGGCAACCGACGGCGAAATACCACGCGTTCCGGCGCGTGATCGGCAAGCATGTCGACCTGCCGCCGCCGGTCCTGCCGGCGCCGGTGCCGCGGCTCGATCTTGGCGCCATCCGCTTCGCGGACTACGCGGCGCTGGCGGACAACCTGGTCCGGTTGGGCACGGCCATCGAAGCGGCCGCGCCGCGCTCGATGGAAGCGCTGGGGCAGTCGTATGGCTACACGTTGTACCGCACCCGGGCGCGTCATCCGGCCGGCACCGTCCGGCTGTCGGCGGAGCGCGTGCACGACCGCGCCCAGGTCTTCGTCGACGGCGTGCCGGCGGGCGTGCTGGAACGCGACGGCGATCTCGCCATCGACGTCGAGCTGCCCGGCGGCCCGTGCGTCATCGAACTGCTCGTCGAGAACCAGGGCCGGGTGAACTACGGCCCGGACCTGCAGGACCGCAAAGGCTTGCTGGGCTGGGTCAGGCTCGGCATCAATAAGCTGTATCACTGGGAGATGATTCCGTTACCGTTGTGTCATCCGGACGTGCTAGATTTTGGCGCGTACGGTGGCGAACCGATGGATCGTCCGGGGTTCCACCGCGCGGCATTCGACGTGGCGGCGCCGGGCGACTGCTTCCTCGACCTGTCCGGCTGGACGAAGGGCGTCGCATGGCTGAACGGTTTCAATCTCGGCCGCTACTGGGAGCGCGGTCCGCAGCGCCGCCTGTACGTGCCGGCGCCGCTGCTCAAGCGAGGCCGCAACGAATTGATCGTGTTCGAACAGCATGGCAGCGCATGCCGCACGGCGGCGCTGCATGCGGACAGGGGAGAAGCATGA
- a CDS encoding phosphocholine-specific phospholipase C — MTSLSRRRFLGSATAASVLGAMPPLLREALAVSPKRGTGSIADVRHVVILMQENRSFDHYFGTLAGVRGFGDRMAIPVRDGRTVWQQHNGRRIVMPYRLDAGAGNAQPALDLPHTWPDAQAAWDDGRLNAWPRAKTDASMAYYTRAELPVQFALADAFTLCDAYHCSLQGGTNPNRLYMMTGTNDPSGRHGGPAIDNRMEGFGPVEQGFTWTTYVERLEAAGVSWKVYNDMADNYGCNMLETFKSFRAAHAARPHPLADKGLSTTLRDATLDGLRDDVVNGRLPQVSWVIPPRLYSEHPGPSTPVQGGAYTLQVLEALLADPDVWSGTVFLQMYDENDAFFDHVPPPAPPAFAQDGTRAGMSTVDCDDECHRDGRLYGLGPRVPMLVMSPWSKGGWVNSQVFDHTSILRFLERRFGVLEPNISAWRRAVCGDLTSCFDFASPDASTPRLPVYGTAQADAERIRQRAAPAIEVPAETAQAVPRQEPGTRPSRALPYHLEVLAEPRADGIALAFANAGTAGAVFHVYDRLRLGRIPRRYTVEAGKQLADVWTAPPVAASSVPVKAPPAGAYDLWILGPNGFHRGLRGAGVPAIVVRAMRDGERIVLELSNGTDAPHEATLTMLAYAYAYADPAPAAFSLGPGAVERVALPGPWYDAVVRSGDAAWRFAGRIETGYDGTSDPATTLASTQPW; from the coding sequence ATGACCAGTCTTTCACGCCGCCGCTTCCTCGGGAGCGCCACCGCCGCCAGCGTCCTCGGTGCCATGCCGCCATTGCTGCGTGAGGCGCTGGCGGTGTCACCGAAGCGCGGCACCGGCAGCATCGCGGACGTGCGCCACGTCGTCATCCTGATGCAGGAAAACCGCTCGTTCGACCACTACTTCGGTACCCTGGCCGGGGTACGCGGTTTCGGCGACCGCATGGCGATTCCCGTGCGCGACGGCCGCACGGTCTGGCAGCAGCACAATGGCCGGCGCATCGTCATGCCGTACCGGCTCGACGCCGGCGCGGGCAACGCCCAGCCCGCGCTGGACCTGCCGCACACGTGGCCGGACGCGCAGGCGGCGTGGGACGACGGCCGCCTGAACGCGTGGCCGCGCGCCAAGACGGATGCGTCGATGGCCTATTACACGCGCGCCGAGCTGCCCGTCCAGTTCGCGCTGGCCGACGCCTTTACGCTATGCGACGCCTACCACTGCTCGCTGCAGGGCGGCACGAACCCGAACCGGCTGTACATGATGACGGGGACGAACGACCCGTCGGGGCGTCACGGCGGTCCCGCCATCGACAACCGCATGGAAGGCTTCGGCCCTGTCGAACAGGGTTTCACCTGGACGACTTACGTGGAGCGCCTGGAAGCGGCGGGCGTCAGCTGGAAGGTCTATAACGACATGGCGGACAACTACGGCTGCAATATGCTGGAAACGTTCAAGAGCTTCCGCGCGGCCCACGCTGCGCGCCCGCATCCGCTGGCAGACAAGGGTTTGTCGACGACCTTGCGCGACGCCACGCTGGACGGCCTGCGCGACGACGTCGTGAACGGCCGCCTGCCGCAGGTCAGCTGGGTCATCCCGCCGCGCCTGTACAGCGAACACCCGGGACCGTCCACGCCCGTGCAGGGCGGCGCGTACACCCTGCAGGTGCTGGAAGCGCTGCTCGCGGACCCCGACGTCTGGAGCGGTACCGTGTTCCTGCAGATGTACGACGAGAACGACGCGTTCTTCGACCACGTGCCGCCGCCGGCGCCGCCCGCGTTCGCGCAGGACGGCACGCGCGCGGGCATGTCGACCGTCGACTGCGATGACGAATGCCATCGCGACGGGCGGCTGTACGGCCTCGGTCCGCGCGTGCCGATGCTCGTGATGTCCCCGTGGAGCAAGGGCGGCTGGGTGAACTCGCAGGTGTTCGACCACACGTCGATCCTGCGCTTCCTCGAGCGCCGCTTCGGCGTGCTGGAACCGAACATCAGCGCCTGGCGCCGCGCCGTCTGCGGCGACCTGACGAGCTGCTTCGATTTCGCGTCGCCGGATGCGTCGACGCCGCGCCTGCCCGTCTACGGCACGGCGCAGGCCGACGCGGAGCGCATCCGCCAGCGCGCCGCGCCGGCCATCGAAGTGCCGGCGGAGACCGCGCAGGCGGTGCCGCGCCAGGAACCGGGCACGCGGCCGTCGCGGGCGCTGCCTTACCACCTCGAAGTGCTGGCCGAACCGCGCGCGGACGGCATCGCGCTCGCCTTCGCCAACGCCGGCACGGCCGGCGCCGTGTTTCACGTGTACGACCGCCTGCGCCTCGGCCGCATCCCGCGCCGCTACACGGTGGAGGCGGGCAAGCAGCTGGCCGACGTATGGACGGCGCCGCCCGTCGCCGCGAGCAGCGTGCCGGTGAAAGCCCCGCCGGCCGGGGCCTACGATCTATGGATTCTCGGCCCGAACGGTTTCCATCGTGGCCTGCGCGGCGCGGGCGTGCCGGCCATCGTTGTGCGTGCCATGCGCGACGGCGAGCGCATCGTGCTCGAACTGAGTAACGGCACCGACGCCCCGCACGAAGCGACGTTGACGATGCTTGCCTATGCCTATGCCTATGCCGATCCGGCGCCGGCTGCCTTCAGCCTTGGGCCCGGCGCCGTCGAACGCGTCGCGCTGCCCGGTCCGTGGTACGACGCCGTCGTGCGCAGCGGCGATGCCGCCTGGCGTTTCGCCGGCCGCATCGAAACGGGCTACGACGGCACCAGCGATCCCGCGACGACCCTCGCGTCCACTCAACCCTGGTAG